The DNA window GAAAAGTAAATTTTGAAAGAAATTTCCAAACTCGTTTCTCCGGACGAATTGCTCATTCTCAAAAAAAATTGGTCACGATCAAGGAAAAAAGGGGTCTGGACTAATGGTTGTTTTGACATCATGCACGCCGGACATGTGGAATATTTGCAGCAGGCAAAAAACTTCGGCGATATTTTAGTCGTCGGCATGAACAGCGACAGGTCGGTGCACGCCCTCAAAGGGACGGGAAGACCTATTTGCAATGAACGTCATCGGTCGCAAGTGCTCGCTGCACTGGGATGTGTTGATTTCGTCATAATTTTTGACGAAAAAAGTCCGGTAAAAATAATCGAACAACTTCAGCCAAATGTTTATGTCAAAGGCGGCGATTACGCCATTGACACCATCGATCAGACCGAGCGGAGAGTCGTGGAGAACTATGGCGGGCAAATTGTAATCTTGCCGGAAGTGCCAGGAATTTCCACTTCTATTTTGATCGAAAAAATCAAACATCTGAAATGACCATTTCATTTAAATTTGCCGTTTTTGAGGAAAAAATTTGATGAAAGAATTAACTCCTTTGTATGAACGATTTAAAAATTCAGAAGAAAAAGAAAAATATGTTATTGATTTATTTTCTAAAATTGACAAAAATTATGACCAGATGAACCGCTACATGTCTTTCGGCATGGACATGAGCTGGCGGAAAAGAGCGATTAAATTAGGGAATTTCCCCAAAAACAGTTTTTTGCTTGACGTTGCTGCGGGAACCGGAGATTTTACTTTATCAGCATTGAAACAGTTACCAGAGGCAAGAATCATCGGAATAGATTTTTGCATGTCTTTGCTTAAAATTGCGAAACAAAAATTTGCCTCCCAAAACGGCAAATATCAGGTGGACTGGGTGTACGGCAATGGGCTGCGGCTCCCTTTTCCTGACAATTCCTTTGACGGCGTGATTACAGGATTTTCCTTAAGAAATGTCACCGCTGTACGCGGATTTTTTCAAGAATTCTATCGCGTGACAAAACCCGGCGGGAAAGTTGTATCTGTGGAAATGATGCGCCCGACAAAGCCGTTTCAGAAACGAATTTTTGCTATCCATCATAAAAAAATTGTTCCGGCGCTGGGGAAATTGCTCGCTTCTTTCCCGGATGCGTACACTTATCTTCCGCTGTCAATTGAAAATTTTTATTCATCCGATGAATTAGTCGATGAAATTACGTCGGTCGGCTGGAAAAATGTGCGTTACAAAAGCATGATGTTCGGATTTATTGCAGCTCATCTTGGAGAAAAGTGAGAGGGAAAAGCTATGACGACCTGGATGATTATTTTTTTGATTGCCTACATTGCGATCATTTTGTTCAGCTATTCGTTGAAATTTATTAATTTAAATTATCTAAAAAAGCACGGCCATGAAATTCCCGAGCCATTCATTGGTCACATCGACGGTGAATTGCTCAAAAAAACCAGCGACTACACCTTTGAGCACAGTCGGTTTGGCTACTTCGAATCCATTTTCGACAATATCGTACTCATCGTTTTTCTGTTCGGGGGTCTGCTCGGCATTTACACGCATTGGGTTTCTTCCCTCGGTCTGCCGTTCATCGTCGCCGGGATTGTTTTCTTTTTCTTGTTGTCGCTCATCTCCACAATGCTGGACATTCCGTTCGATTTGTACTCCACATTCAAAATTGAAAACAAATACGGTTTTAACACGACAACACCCAAAGTCTGGATCACAGACTTCATCAAATCAATCATCATTTCCGCTATTTTGCTGGCGATTATGGGCGGCGTCGGCTTCTGGATCATTCAGGCAAGTCCCCATTACTGGTGGCTGTTCGTGTGGGTGTTTTTTCTTGTGTTCAGTCTTTTTCTCATGTACATCTCGCCGTACGTCATTGAGCCGCTGTTCAATAAATTCACGCCAATTTCCGAAGAGTACAAATCGCTGGAAGAAAAAATCACTGAACTGCTGGCAAAAGTGGGCATCCGCGTTAGTCGTGTTTTTCAAATGGATGCTTCCAAACGCAGCAAACACACCAACGCCTATTTCACCGGCATCGGCAAAACCAAACGCATCATTCTTTACGATACTCTGCTGAAAAAAATGGAAGAAGATGAAATCCTTAGCGTGCTGGCGCACGAGGCAGGTCATTGGAAAAAGAAGCATCTGCTCAAAATGATCGTCGTCTCGGAGTTCATTGGTTTCATCGGCATTTACATTTCATTTCGTATTTTGCAAACCGACTGGCTGACGAAAATTTTTGCCCTGGAAGATGACTCGTTTTTTGCCAAATTAGTCATTTTGGGCTTCATTGGCGGGCTGGTCTCATTTCCGTTCACGCCCATTGGCAGCTATTTTTCCCGCAAACATGAGCGCGAAGCCGATCAAATGGCAGTTTCTCTCACCGGGAAATCTGACGGGCAAATCAGTGCGCTGATTAAACTGTCAAAAGATAATTTGTCAAATCTGCACCCGCATCCGTTTTACGCCAAATTTTATTATTCGCATCCGCCGATTGTGGAGCGAATCAAAATGCTTAAATCCATGAAACCGGAAAAAATTTAATTGAATTTTGGAATTTTAAAATTAATAATCACAAGGGACAAATTGCCATGAAACGTCTGGAGTTCAAAAATTCTGTTTACCTGACAAAACTTGAAAAAATTTCTCTCTTCTCCAAACTTTTTCCTTCTCTCACTTTTTACAGCAGCTTTCTCGCGGTAGTTTTTAGATCGAGCAGTCTGGCGAAAAAAGGAAAATATGACAACGAAGCGTGGATGGACGCCAGCTATCAAGTGCTGCGCGCCCTGGAAAAAAGAGGCGCTACTTTTGAAATTACAGGCATTGATCATCTCCAAAAATTAAATTCGCCGTGCGTCATCATCGGGAATCACATGAGTATGATGGAAACCATCGTCATGGCGAGCATCGTTCAGCCCATCAAAAACATCACCTTTATTGTCAAGCAAAGTTTGCTCGATTATCCGGTTTTCAAACACATCATGCGATCCCGCGATCCCATAGCTGTCACAAGAACTAATCCGAGACAGGATTTGAAGGCTGTACTGGAAGGCGGGCTTGAAAAAATCAAAAAGGGAATTTCCATCATTGTTTTTCCGCAGACCACACGCACCGTCAATTTCGATCCTGACCAATTCAGTACCATCGGCGTCAAACTCGCCCAAAAAGCAAACGCGCCGATCATCCCGCTGGCGGTGAAAACTGACGCCTGGGGAAACGGCAAATGGCTGAAAGATTTCGGGAAAATAGATCCGGCGAAACCTGTAAAATTTGCTTTCGGCCCGCCGATTCAGGTCAAAGAAAAAGGCAGCGATGCGCATGAGGCAGTAAAGGATTTCATCATTTCCAAGTTGAAAGAATGGGAAAAAGAATAAAAAATTCTGACTGATACCGCGGCGAAAAAAGTGCAAAATGAATACAATCCGGCAAGAAACAAGGAATTATTTTAACTTATTTGATTTATTGAAGTTGCAAACACTGTTCCGATCAAATGTGTCGAATTAACCCTGATTCTCGACCATGAATATCGACAAATTACCCTGATTTTTAACCATATTTTTATAAAAATACCTTGATTTTTGACCATATTTTCGCTATATTAACCCTGATTCACGACCATATTTTTAGTTTCGAGTTCGTAATTTTGTGATTGCGGTTTTGAATTGGCCAGATTGGCTGATTCCTCATCAGATTTCAAAAAAAATCAGATAAATTTTCGTTGGAAAAAGTTTGAAACGTTTACTCTCCAAAAAACTTGCGCACTGGAAAGACAATCCTTCTCGAAAGCCCATTTTGCTTCGCGGGGCCAGGCAAGTCGGAAAGACATGGTTAGTACGTGAATTGGGAAGACAGTTCCCTGAATTTATCG is part of the Calditrichota bacterium genome and encodes:
- the rfaE2 gene encoding D-glycero-beta-D-manno-heptose 1-phosphate adenylyltransferase, which produces MKEISKLVSPDELLILKKNWSRSRKKGVWTNGCFDIMHAGHVEYLQQAKNFGDILVVGMNSDRSVHALKGTGRPICNERHRSQVLAALGCVDFVIIFDEKSPVKIIEQLQPNVYVKGGDYAIDTIDQTERRVVENYGGQIVILPEVPGISTSILIEKIKHLK
- a CDS encoding ubiquinone/menaquinone biosynthesis methyltransferase translates to MKELTPLYERFKNSEEKEKYVIDLFSKIDKNYDQMNRYMSFGMDMSWRKRAIKLGNFPKNSFLLDVAAGTGDFTLSALKQLPEARIIGIDFCMSLLKIAKQKFASQNGKYQVDWVYGNGLRLPFPDNSFDGVITGFSLRNVTAVRGFFQEFYRVTKPGGKVVSVEMMRPTKPFQKRIFAIHHKKIVPALGKLLASFPDAYTYLPLSIENFYSSDELVDEITSVGWKNVRYKSMMFGFIAAHLGEK
- a CDS encoding M48 family metallopeptidase gives rise to the protein MTTWMIIFLIAYIAIILFSYSLKFINLNYLKKHGHEIPEPFIGHIDGELLKKTSDYTFEHSRFGYFESIFDNIVLIVFLFGGLLGIYTHWVSSLGLPFIVAGIVFFFLLSLISTMLDIPFDLYSTFKIENKYGFNTTTPKVWITDFIKSIIISAILLAIMGGVGFWIIQASPHYWWLFVWVFFLVFSLFLMYISPYVIEPLFNKFTPISEEYKSLEEKITELLAKVGIRVSRVFQMDASKRSKHTNAYFTGIGKTKRIILYDTLLKKMEEDEILSVLAHEAGHWKKKHLLKMIVVSEFIGFIGIYISFRILQTDWLTKIFALEDDSFFAKLVILGFIGGLVSFPFTPIGSYFSRKHEREADQMAVSLTGKSDGQISALIKLSKDNLSNLHPHPFYAKFYYSHPPIVERIKMLKSMKPEKI
- a CDS encoding 1-acyl-sn-glycerol-3-phosphate acyltransferase → MKRLEFKNSVYLTKLEKISLFSKLFPSLTFYSSFLAVVFRSSSLAKKGKYDNEAWMDASYQVLRALEKRGATFEITGIDHLQKLNSPCVIIGNHMSMMETIVMASIVQPIKNITFIVKQSLLDYPVFKHIMRSRDPIAVTRTNPRQDLKAVLEGGLEKIKKGISIIVFPQTTRTVNFDPDQFSTIGVKLAQKANAPIIPLAVKTDAWGNGKWLKDFGKIDPAKPVKFAFGPPIQVKEKGSDAHEAVKDFIISKLKEWEKE